From one Bradyrhizobium sp. Ash2021 genomic stretch:
- a CDS encoding HEAT repeat domain-containing protein: protein MKRPSKLDSFLDAERTSDRLGAVAITGNAKSHVTAKAMQGRRDHFELSHPIRCLLMRSGVLLIGVILSVPALAQFDAQRRPPDWMERGFEAAINDLASTRGGIALDADLYLSKFVPSGRAGPVIDKLLPLLSDRDPAISAAAAQALGRIAIGERAGPVIDKLTPLLGDQNNVVKGAAAQALGQIATGGRAGPVIDKLLPLLGDQDTSIVYAAAQALGQIATGERGGPAIDKLLPLLGDPNSSIRGAAIQALGQIATGGRADPVIDKLLPLLRDQDASSSAAAAQALGQIATAEHVGAVIDRLLPLLGDRDSSVSAAAAQALGQIATGDRAGPVINKLQPLLGGQDKIVKGAAAQVLGRIATGGRADSVIDKLLPLLSDQDPSIVYAATQALGQIATGARARAVTNSLLPLLDNPNSSIRGAAIEALSQIATGERAGPVIDKLLPLLSGQDPSIVYAAARALGQIATGERAGPVTDSLLPLLDNPNSSVKGAAARALGQIATGERARPAIDKLVPLLGDRDPDISAAAARALGQIAIGERAGPVIDKLLPLLSDQDTSIVRAAAQALGQIAQGERAGPAIDKLVPLLHNTNSTVRGAAALALGQIATGDRAGPVIDELLPLLGNPNSTVRGAVAEALGRIGPGGLSAALTAVRLINSREDEVAGVLRAAAHVATGADSKKDGSELLFAWLGRPDALPLDSVGNNPAEAHRVLQLLTDNWAALSSSQRTRVEAENAAMAAIEAACQVPTETSSLAEFVRSSIAWLRDLPIEGPFHRCWTSDERRTVEALLAQLKKSHSTHAQALAAHLRGENIAPISLWLTWSLVLWTLFWTAFLVAFPWSRTIQAIFFWNPRARQFFSAGFVPLVLLILPPLRRRLLAPFRDDLVAQARLEDFAELAYFADSRARVDDGEVIRLSQLQSDLTGVVVLQADSGLGKTSFLREIAGKATRPVAFLHARDCADGVDVAISRIIHDVQEAGFVRSLVHTRTLQVIVDGLNEVEADTREKIRAFARDMSKGDVIVASQPIEWRPPANSRKVEILPLDRSEATEFLMSRPVGADETQPCRGEAYKEAVQKFVSTAFHQPQQIERETAELMLSNPFDLTFAAELMARGHMPSPTALVDEAFRLAAERYQMINVVAFPLEKFGQHAVTMRLEDRNKLNPDEFPAEASSLQEQRLLVPRAIRDAQGKEKNWLLFRHERVWDFFIAAAFKDPDLWSEHISDARFRGVYLRIAETWDSESAERVRDYLYVSAANSGDHSTSDEFIKRLDKRFPRIKKPRKLQVVPRS from the coding sequence GTGAAACGTCCGTCCAAGCTCGATTCGTTTCTCGATGCAGAGAGAACTTCGGACCGATTGGGAGCTGTTGCGATTACCGGCAACGCAAAGTCTCACGTGACTGCGAAAGCAATGCAGGGTCGGCGCGACCATTTCGAACTCTCGCACCCGATCCGATGTCTACTAATGCGTAGCGGCGTCCTTCTTATCGGCGTGATCTTGTCCGTGCCAGCGCTGGCGCAGTTCGACGCCCAGCGTCGACCACCGGATTGGATGGAGCGGGGGTTTGAGGCAGCTATCAACGATTTGGCCTCGACTCGGGGCGGGATCGCGCTCGACGCCGATTTGTACCTGTCCAAGTTTGTGCCCTCCGGGCGTGCGGGGCCCGTCATCGACAAGCTGCTGCCGCTCCTCAGTGACCGCGACCCCGCCATAAGCGCCGCTGCGGCACAAGCCCTCGGTCGGATTGCGATCGGCGAGCGCGCGGGCCCCGTCATCGACAAGTTGACGCCGCTCCTTGGCGATCAGAACAACGTCGTTAAAGGCGCAGCGGCCCAAGCCCTCGGTCAGATTGCGACCGGCGGGCGTGCGGGGCCCGTCATCGACAAGTTGCTGCCCCTCCTCGGTGACCAGGACACGTCCATTGTATACGCAGCGGCCCAAGCCCTCGGTCAGATTGCGACCGGTGAGCGCGGGGGGCCGGCCATCGACAAGCTGCTGCCCCTCCTCGGCGATCCGAATAGCTCCATCAGGGGCGCGGCGATACAAGCCCTCGGTCAGATTGCGACCGGCGGGCGCGCGGACCCCGTCATCGACAAGCTGCTGCCCCTGCTCAGGGACCAGGACGCCTCCAGCAGCGCCGCAGCGGCACAAGCCCTCGGTCAGATTGCGACTGCCGAGCACGTGGGCGCGGTCATCGACAGGCTACTGCCGCTCCTTGGCGACCGGGACTCCTCCGTCAGCGCTGCAGCGGCACAAGCTCTCGGTCAGATTGCGACCGGCGATCGCGCGGGCCCCGTCATTAACAAGCTGCAGCCGCTCCTCGGCGGTCAGGACAAGATCGTCAAGGGCGCAGCGGCACAGGTCCTCGGTCGGATTGCGACCGGCGGGCGCGCGGACTCCGTCATCGACAAGCTGCTGCCCCTCCTCAGCGACCAGGACCCGTCCATCGTGTATGCAGCGACACAAGCCCTTGGTCAGATTGCGACCGGCGCGCGTGCGCGCGCCGTCACCAACAGTCTGCTGCCACTCCTCGACAACCCGAATAGCTCCATTAGGGGCGCAGCGATAGAAGCCCTCAGTCAGATTGCGACCGGCGAGCGCGCGGGCCCAGTCATCGACAAGCTGCTGCCCCTCCTCAGCGGCCAGGACCCCTCCATTGTGTACGCAGCGGCCCGAGCGCTTGGTCAGATTGCGACCGGCGAGCGCGCGGGCCCCGTCACCGACAGTCTGCTGCCACTCCTCGACAACCCGAATAGCTCCGTAAAGGGCGCAGCGGCACGAGCTCTTGGTCAGATCGCGACCGGCGAGCGCGCGCGTCCCGCCATCGACAAGCTGGTGCCGCTCCTCGGCGACCGGGATCCCGACATCAGCGCCGCAGCGGCCCGAGCGCTCGGTCAGATTGCGATCGGCGAGCGCGCGGGCCCCGTCATCGACAAGCTGCTGCCCCTCCTCAGCGACCAGGACACCTCCATCGTGCGCGCAGCGGCACAAGCCCTCGGTCAAATTGCACAGGGCGAGCGTGCGGGCCCCGCCATCGACAAGCTTGTGCCGCTCCTCCACAACACAAACAGCACTGTTAGGGGCGCGGCGGCCCTAGCCCTTGGTCAGATTGCGACCGGCGATCGCGCAGGCCCCGTCATCGACGAGCTGCTGCCGCTCCTGGGCAACCCGAATAGCACCGTCAGAGGCGCAGTGGCAGAGGCCCTCGGGCGGATTGGACCGGGCGGCCTAAGTGCTGCGTTAACCGCCGTTCGCCTTATCAACTCTCGTGAGGACGAAGTGGCAGGGGTGCTTCGGGCCGCGGCGCATGTCGCGACCGGAGCGGACAGCAAAAAGGACGGTAGCGAGCTGCTCTTTGCGTGGCTGGGACGCCCCGATGCGTTGCCGCTGGATTCGGTTGGGAACAATCCCGCCGAAGCCCACAGAGTCCTTCAGCTGCTGACAGATAATTGGGCGGCGCTGTCGAGTTCACAGCGTACCCGTGTAGAAGCCGAAAACGCCGCGATGGCTGCAATCGAAGCAGCCTGCCAGGTACCCACCGAAACGAGCAGCCTCGCCGAGTTCGTCCGCTCCTCCATCGCATGGCTGCGCGACCTGCCAATTGAGGGCCCCTTTCACCGCTGCTGGACTTCTGACGAAAGGCGGACGGTGGAGGCGCTCCTCGCCCAGCTTAAGAAGTCCCATTCGACCCATGCGCAGGCGCTCGCTGCGCATCTCAGGGGCGAGAACATTGCTCCAATCAGCCTCTGGCTGACGTGGTCACTCGTCCTCTGGACGTTGTTCTGGACCGCCTTCCTCGTCGCCTTTCCCTGGTCGCGCACCATCCAGGCAATCTTCTTTTGGAATCCGCGGGCCCGGCAGTTTTTCAGCGCTGGCTTCGTGCCGCTCGTGCTGCTGATCCTACCGCCGCTGCGACGACGTCTCCTTGCGCCGTTCCGGGACGACCTCGTTGCGCAGGCCAGGCTCGAGGATTTTGCTGAGCTTGCCTATTTCGCAGACAGTCGCGCGCGTGTGGATGACGGGGAGGTCATTCGTCTCTCCCAATTGCAGTCCGACCTCACGGGGGTCGTCGTGCTTCAGGCTGATTCCGGGCTAGGCAAGACCAGCTTCCTGCGTGAGATCGCAGGCAAGGCGACGCGGCCGGTCGCCTTCCTACACGCGCGCGACTGCGCCGATGGCGTCGACGTTGCCATCTCCCGCATCATTCACGACGTGCAGGAAGCGGGCTTCGTGCGAAGTCTCGTCCATACGCGCACACTCCAGGTAATCGTGGACGGCCTCAATGAGGTGGAAGCCGACACACGCGAAAAGATCCGGGCCTTCGCCCGCGACATGTCGAAGGGTGACGTGATCGTCGCGTCTCAGCCGATCGAGTGGCGCCCGCCAGCGAATTCCCGAAAGGTCGAAATCCTACCGCTGGACCGCAGCGAAGCGACCGAGTTCCTCATGTCACGGCCGGTCGGTGCAGACGAGACGCAGCCGTGCCGAGGGGAGGCCTACAAGGAAGCCGTGCAAAAGTTTGTCTCGACCGCATTCCACCAACCGCAGCAGATCGAACGTGAGACGGCGGAGCTGATGCTGTCGAACCCGTTCGACCTGACTTTCGCAGCCGAGCTTATGGCGCGCGGGCACATGCCTTCGCCGACTGCGCTCGTAGACGAGGCTTTTCGGCTGGCAGCCGAGCGCTATCAGATGATCAACGTGGTTGCGTTTCCCCTGGAGAAATTCGGCCAACATGCCGTCACAATGCGGCTCGAGGATCGCAACAAACTGAACCCCGACGAATTCCCAGCCGAGGCTTCATCCTTGCAGGAGCAACGGCTTCTTGTGCCACGGGCGATCAGAGACGCCCAGGGCAAGGAGAAGAATTGGCTCTTGTTCCGGCACGAACGCGTGTGGGATTTCTTCATAGCAGCGGCTTTCAAAGATCCGGACCTTTGGTCGGAGCACATAAGCGACGCGCGCTTCCGCGGCGTTTACCTACGGATCGCCGAGACCTGGGACTCCGAGAGCGCCGAGAGGGTCAGAGATTATTTGTACGTTTCGGCAGCGAATTCGGGCGACCATTCGACGAGTGACGAGTTCATCAAGCGGCTCGACAAGCGATTCCCCCGAATAAAAAAGCCGCGGAAACTTCAAGTGGTCCCTCGAAGTTGA
- a CDS encoding DUF262 domain-containing HNH endonuclease family protein, with protein MISANQHAVADVLGDTFVHEIPPYQRPYAWLPEHALQLFEDLREAMQSGDGEPYFLGSIVLIKPHGQVIGQVVDGQQRLTTLTILAAVLRDAATEQQERDALGATVYIEPNPFMDQVEAVRVIAHVEDRVFFREAIQVPGATAKTEPPHKPKNESQRLMWENAVKLRASVSSLNDVDRQLIVKFLLRRCVLVVVSTESRAAALRIFRVLNDRGLDLSNADVIKADLLSKVAPAEIAHQAARWREFEADLGREEFEGLLENLRFIREETKNRRSLSEAYEERFKGASSAEVKKFLDDELAPAKRWIAEILDGDGEDFPESLRRDGMEALSGLRLLPNRDWMPLALAAATKFGSSERLIFVLTKLEGLAWMMQLARRYDTQRLNRYAEIIRALRGLDAKLDACLTPTAEENEDAWLALSGPIYSRFPVRVVRAILERLDRLLAEQPVVWEGQKTVEHILPQNPEKGEWIEFDQARRSAVTDTIGNLVLLTSRKNSSASNAPFAEKKKIYSGQGNTAAGKKRATYASAQELVGLPRWDLDACEQRQKRHLSLLAEQWGIKEVSMSPARAAARDVVAELIASRPL; from the coding sequence GTGATTTCCGCCAACCAACACGCCGTGGCCGACGTCCTGGGCGATACCTTCGTCCACGAAATACCGCCCTACCAACGTCCCTACGCCTGGCTTCCAGAACATGCCTTGCAGCTGTTCGAAGACCTCCGTGAGGCAATGCAGTCGGGCGATGGCGAGCCGTACTTTCTAGGTAGCATCGTTCTCATCAAGCCGCACGGCCAAGTAATCGGCCAGGTCGTGGATGGCCAGCAGCGCCTCACCACGTTGACGATTCTCGCCGCGGTTCTCCGAGACGCAGCCACGGAACAGCAGGAACGTGATGCGCTTGGGGCCACCGTCTACATCGAGCCAAACCCGTTCATGGATCAAGTCGAGGCTGTGCGAGTCATCGCACACGTGGAAGATCGTGTCTTCTTTCGAGAAGCAATCCAAGTCCCCGGCGCCACAGCCAAGACCGAGCCACCTCACAAGCCGAAGAACGAGTCTCAGCGTTTGATGTGGGAGAACGCGGTCAAGTTGCGTGCGAGCGTCTCGTCGTTGAACGACGTCGATCGTCAGTTGATCGTCAAGTTCCTGTTGAGACGGTGCGTCCTCGTTGTCGTTTCGACGGAATCGCGAGCCGCCGCCCTGAGGATATTCAGGGTGTTGAACGACCGCGGTCTGGACCTGTCGAACGCCGACGTGATCAAGGCCGACCTACTCAGCAAGGTCGCGCCGGCGGAGATCGCGCATCAAGCCGCACGGTGGAGAGAATTCGAGGCCGACCTGGGACGCGAGGAGTTCGAGGGGCTTCTGGAGAACCTCCGTTTCATCCGTGAGGAAACCAAAAACCGGCGCTCCCTGAGCGAGGCATATGAAGAGCGGTTCAAGGGAGCCTCTTCCGCGGAAGTCAAAAAATTCTTGGACGACGAGCTTGCACCGGCGAAGCGTTGGATAGCTGAGATCTTGGACGGCGACGGGGAGGACTTCCCCGAAAGTTTGAGGCGCGACGGCATGGAAGCGCTCTCCGGACTTCGTCTTCTGCCCAACAGGGACTGGATGCCACTTGCGCTCGCGGCAGCGACGAAATTTGGATCGTCGGAAAGGCTGATCTTCGTCTTGACAAAGCTAGAGGGGCTCGCGTGGATGATGCAGCTTGCTCGGCGATACGACACACAACGGCTGAACCGGTATGCCGAGATAATTCGGGCTTTGCGCGGACTGGACGCGAAGTTGGACGCCTGCCTGACGCCGACCGCAGAGGAAAACGAGGATGCGTGGCTGGCGTTGAGCGGTCCGATCTATAGCCGATTCCCCGTCAGAGTCGTGCGCGCCATACTAGAGCGGCTGGACCGGCTCCTCGCGGAGCAGCCCGTCGTTTGGGAAGGTCAAAAGACAGTGGAGCACATTCTTCCTCAGAACCCGGAGAAGGGTGAATGGATCGAATTCGATCAAGCGCGCCGGAGCGCGGTGACGGACACTATCGGCAATCTCGTTCTGTTGACCTCCCGCAAGAATTCCAGCGCTTCGAACGCACCCTTCGCCGAAAAGAAGAAGATCTACTCTGGTCAAGGAAATACAGCAGCCGGGAAAAAGAGAGCCACTTACGCGAGTGCGCAGGAACTGGTTGGTCTGCCCCGATGGGACCTCGATGCCTGCGAACAACGGCAGAAGCGGCATCTTTCATTGTTGGCCGAACAGTGGGGGATCAAGGAAGTTTCGATGAGTCCCGCCCGGGCTGCGGCGCGCGATGTCGTCGCCGAACTCATCGCGAGTCGACCACTATAG
- a CDS encoding 3'-5' exonuclease: protein MFQDTISLAAMADTLSRSPDYRVLRRLVPRISSVPTGHDTRTAVLLDTETTGLDTQKNEIIELGMVKFDYFPDGRIAGLIDTFSAFNEPSIPIPSEITALTGITDEMVAGHRIEEAAVAAFVDDAVIAIAHNSGFDRKFAERYWPVFEQKPWACSATEIEWRKHGFAGAQLGYLLNGAGYFHAAHRAVDDCHALLEVLAFELPATGAPALALLLETARRPTVRVWAEQSPFELKDSLKRRGYKWSDGSDGRPKSWYVDVCETVLQDEISFLRTEIYLRDVEPRQQSLTAFTRFSARI, encoded by the coding sequence ATGTTTCAGGACACCATCAGCCTGGCCGCGATGGCCGACACGTTAAGCCGATCTCCGGATTATCGCGTCCTGCGACGGCTGGTCCCAAGGATTTCCTCTGTGCCCACCGGTCACGACACGCGGACCGCCGTGCTGCTCGACACCGAAACCACGGGCCTCGACACTCAGAAAAACGAGATCATCGAGCTCGGGATGGTCAAGTTCGACTACTTTCCGGACGGTCGCATCGCCGGCCTCATAGACACGTTCTCCGCCTTTAACGAGCCGTCGATCCCGATTCCATCCGAGATCACCGCGCTAACCGGAATCACCGACGAGATGGTTGCCGGGCACCGGATAGAGGAGGCAGCGGTGGCGGCGTTCGTCGACGACGCCGTGATCGCGATCGCACACAATAGTGGGTTTGATCGGAAATTCGCCGAACGTTATTGGCCGGTGTTCGAACAGAAGCCTTGGGCCTGTAGCGCCACCGAGATCGAGTGGAGAAAGCACGGTTTCGCGGGCGCGCAACTCGGCTATCTGCTGAACGGCGCGGGCTATTTCCATGCCGCCCACCGCGCCGTCGACGATTGCCACGCGCTGCTGGAGGTCCTCGCGTTCGAACTGCCGGCGACCGGCGCGCCGGCGCTCGCGCTGCTGTTGGAGACCGCCCGCAGGCCGACGGTGCGCGTCTGGGCCGAGCAATCGCCGTTCGAACTGAAGGACTCGTTGAAGCGCCGCGGTTACAAGTGGTCCGATGGCAGCGACGGCAGACCGAAGAGTTGGTACGTCGACGTCTGCGAGACCGTGCTGCAGGACGAGATATCTTTCCTGCGGACTGAGATCTACCTTCGTGACGTGGAGCCCCGCCAGCAGTCCTTGACGGCGTTCACGCGGTTCTCGGCGAGAATTTAG
- a CDS encoding carboxymuconolactone decarboxylase family protein — translation MKKSLPLTVAGILLLSVGAWAEPAVVSTFPLVDSDTTDPVTKPMFDAMKAKNAGPLNIHRTIANAPEVYRGFAAFATALRQNGETSRADRELVIIRTTQLKGGDYEFAQHRRIGLSCGLTEQQVDGLPDWKSKAIYSDRQRLILQYVDSMLANGTVDDPTMLQVRQVFSPKAIVELTMTSAFYTAVVQFSRAVRVEPEKVETSYAGC, via the coding sequence ATGAAAAAATCACTGCCACTGACTGTCGCGGGTATACTTTTGCTTTCAGTTGGAGCTTGGGCTGAACCGGCGGTCGTAAGCACGTTTCCGTTGGTGGACAGCGACACCACCGATCCGGTCACCAAGCCGATGTTCGATGCGATGAAAGCGAAGAACGCCGGACCGCTCAACATTCACCGAACGATTGCCAACGCGCCCGAAGTGTACCGGGGCTTCGCAGCTTTTGCGACAGCGCTTCGGCAGAATGGAGAGACGTCCCGGGCCGACCGCGAACTGGTGATTATCCGGACGACCCAGCTGAAGGGCGGCGACTACGAATTCGCCCAGCACCGTAGAATAGGGCTCAGTTGCGGATTGACTGAGCAGCAGGTCGATGGTCTTCCGGATTGGAAGAGCAAGGCAATTTATAGCGATCGACAGCGACTGATCCTGCAATACGTCGACAGCATGCTTGCCAATGGGACGGTCGACGATCCGACGATGTTGCAGGTCAGGCAGGTGTTTTCACCGAAAGCGATCGTGGAATTGACGATGACCTCGGCATTCTACACGGCCGTGGTCCAGTTCTCGCGAGCTGTCCGAGTAGAACCAGAGAAAGTTGAGACGAGTTACGCTGGCTGCTGA
- a CDS encoding thiolase family protein — protein MGDVFIIGSFSTDFGRWISKDHRALAREAVHGALGDAGLGDGLAVGQAYFGNCLLHVSGQTMIRGQVCLSPLMDEGVLPERLPIANVEGACATGSMALHLAWKDVLSGQTDIALAVGVEKLYDPSAPGQMLKEIGGGFDRFDQERWLNEYRDLAERSGAVWAPSPDRSIAMDTYGVQASYHMHRYGTTREQIAIAAAKNHVHGSLNPKAQYRFRMTTDEVLADRPVSGPLTRAMCAPIGDGAAAAIVCSEERLRKLPPQVAARAIRIRASAISGGKHRAPDEPSLSRVAGDRAYDMAGVGPEDIDLAEVHDATSFCEVYQMEMLRFCAEGEGGRFVESGATALGGRLPVNTSGGLVSKGHPIAATGLSMVSEIVGQLRREAGARQVEGANIGLIENGGGVIGLEEAVCAVTILEGSASKN, from the coding sequence ATGGGTGACGTATTCATCATCGGTTCTTTTTCTACCGATTTCGGCCGGTGGATCAGCAAGGATCATCGCGCGCTGGCCCGGGAAGCCGTACACGGCGCCCTCGGTGACGCCGGTCTTGGCGATGGGCTGGCCGTAGGTCAGGCCTATTTCGGCAATTGCCTGCTGCACGTCTCCGGCCAGACCATGATCCGCGGTCAGGTCTGCCTGTCGCCGCTCATGGATGAAGGCGTCCTGCCGGAGCGGCTGCCGATCGCCAACGTCGAGGGCGCGTGCGCCACCGGTTCGATGGCGCTGCATCTCGCATGGAAGGACGTTTTGTCCGGCCAGACCGACATTGCGCTCGCGGTCGGTGTCGAGAAGCTCTACGACCCATCCGCCCCCGGGCAGATGCTCAAGGAGATCGGCGGCGGCTTCGACCGGTTCGATCAGGAGCGTTGGCTGAACGAGTACCGCGATCTCGCGGAGCGTTCGGGTGCGGTCTGGGCGCCTTCGCCCGACCGGTCGATCGCGATGGATACCTATGGTGTCCAGGCCAGCTATCACATGCATCGCTATGGCACGACCCGCGAGCAGATCGCGATCGCCGCCGCGAAGAATCATGTCCACGGCTCGCTCAATCCCAAGGCCCAGTATCGCTTCCGGATGACCACGGACGAGGTTTTGGCCGACCGGCCGGTCAGCGGCCCCCTGACGCGAGCGATGTGCGCTCCGATCGGCGACGGAGCCGCGGCAGCTATCGTCTGTTCGGAGGAGCGGCTCAGGAAATTGCCCCCGCAGGTCGCTGCCCGCGCCATCCGGATCAGGGCGAGCGCCATCTCCGGTGGAAAGCATCGCGCGCCGGACGAGCCAAGTCTGAGCCGAGTTGCCGGCGATCGCGCATACGACATGGCAGGGGTTGGTCCCGAAGACATCGACCTTGCCGAGGTGCACGACGCAACGTCATTTTGCGAGGTCTACCAGATGGAAATGCTGCGCTTCTGCGCCGAAGGCGAAGGCGGGCGTTTCGTCGAATCCGGCGCGACGGCGCTGGGCGGCAGGCTTCCGGTCAACACGTCCGGCGGTCTGGTCTCGAAGGGGCATCCGATCGCCGCCACGGGGCTGTCGATGGTGTCGGAAATCGTTGGCCAGCTTCGCCGCGAGGCGGGAGCGCGCCAGGTTGAAGGTGCGAACATCGGCCTGATCGAAAACGGCGGCGGCGTGATTGGCCTGGAAGAAGCGGTTTGTGCCGTGACAATTCTCGAAGGTTCGGCATCCAAGAACTAA